Proteins from a genomic interval of Caulobacter rhizosphaerae:
- the sciP gene encoding CtrA inhibitor SciP — protein MLQQQRTNSRGEKYVIGPTGAPLTLSDLPPPETQRWVIRRKAEVVAAVRGGLLSLDEACDRYKLTNEEFLAWQQSIDRHGLAGLRTTRLQQYR, from the coding sequence ATGTTGCAGCAGCAGCGCACGAACAGCCGGGGTGAGAAGTACGTGATCGGTCCGACCGGCGCGCCGCTGACTCTCTCCGACTTGCCGCCTCCGGAAACCCAGCGTTGGGTGATCCGGCGCAAGGCCGAAGTGGTGGCCGCCGTCCGCGGTGGTCTCCTCTCGCTCGACGAGGCGTGCGATCGGTACAAGTTGACCAACGAGGAGTTTCTCGCGTGGCAACAGTCGATCGATCGTCACGGCCTGGCGGGTCTGCGGACCACTCGGCTTCAGCAGTA